GTGGTGAACCTGTCGTCCTCGGTCGGCGGTCCCACGCACTCGGCGGCCTCGGCGGCGGTGATCCGCGTCCCGATCTTGAGTCGGTACGTCGTGTCGGCGAGCTCGAAACCGAGGTCGGTGACGACCGCGGTGAAGTGCTCGTCGGCCACCGGGTCGTGCACCACGAGATGCTCGCCGGGCTCGAGGCCGCGGTCGAGGCCGAGGTCGCGGTGGCTCACGCCGAGCGAGCGGCTGCGGCGGGTGAACGGGCTCAGAGCCACCACGATCTGCTGCACCGCGACTCCCCGCCTCCGTGAGCACCCGGTGTGCCCTGACGCAGGTACAACGCGGTGCCGGCCGCGGTGTTATGGCGTCGGGGGTCCTCTCGCTGATAGTTCTTCCTGACCATGGTTCCTGGTCAGTCGGGGTGGTCACCGGTATGAGATCGCGCTAGGTTGGGTAGCGACGCAGCAGACATCTCGTGGCCAAGCCCACCGCCACATCGCTCTCGATCCCGGGAGTAACCGTGTCCACCGCATCGATTCCCACCATCCCCCACCGTTCCACCGCCTCCTCCAGCAGCCGGGTGAGCTCCGCCGAGCGGAAGGCTCGGACCGCGGAGCTCTTGGCCAGGGCTCGGGAGTGTCCACCGGGGGAGCGTGCTGACCTTCTCGACGAGGTCATCGTGCTCAACATCCCGGTGGCCCGCACCCTCGCCGCGCGCTACCGCAACCGCGGGCAGTCCTCCGACGAGCTCGAGCAGGTCGCCTGTCTCGCGCTGACCCGCGCGGTGCAGTCCTTCGACCCGGAGCGCGGCGACGACCTGCTGGTCTTCGCCGTCCCGAGCATCCTCGGCGAGCTCAAGCGGCACTTCCGCTCGGCCGCCTGGGCGGTGCGCCCACCGCGCCGGATCCAGGAGATCCGCCCGCGCGTGGTCGCCGCCGAGGAGGAGCTGGCCCAGCAGCTCGGCCGGCCGCCGACGCCCGAGGAGCT
This region of Nocardioides sp. L-11A genomic DNA includes:
- a CDS encoding sigma-70 family RNA polymerase sigma factor is translated as MSSAERKARTAELLARARECPPGERADLLDEVIVLNIPVARTLAARYRNRGQSSDELEQVACLALTRAVQSFDPERGDDLLVFAVPSILGELKRHFRSAAWAVRPPRRIQEIRPRVVAAEEELAQQLGRPPTPEELADELGCPAAEVEEALACGDLAHAASLDEPVAATGSPLGELLPTVDPGFEQSEAVAMLGPACRGLKARDRRILRMRFYEQRTQQEIADELGVTQVQVSRLLQRIFTDLRRAVGGGGPGGRPRAA